One window of Saimiri boliviensis isolate mSaiBol1 chromosome 4, mSaiBol1.pri, whole genome shotgun sequence genomic DNA carries:
- the TAPBP gene encoding tapasin isoform X1 → MKSLSLVLAMALGLATAVSAGPAVIECWLVEDASGKGLAKRPAALLLRQGTGGPPPRPDLDPELYLNVHDPAGALQAAFRRYPRGAPAPHCEMSRFVPLPASANWASRLTPEQNCPRALDGAWLMVSMSSPVLSLSSLLRPQPAPQQEPVLITMATVVLTVLTHTPAPRVRLGQDAMLDLSFAYMPPTSEAASSLAPGPPPFGLEWRRQHLGKGHLLLAATPGLDGQMPAAQEGAVAFAAWDDDEPWGPWTGNGTFWLPRVQPFQEGTYLATVHLPYLQGQVTLELAVYKPPKVSLMPAPLAWAAPGEAPPELVCLVSHFYPSGGLEVEWELRGGPGGRSQKAEGQRWLSGLRHHSDGSVSLSGHLQPPPVTTEQHGARYTCRIHHSSLPTSGRSAEVTLEVAGLSGPSLEDSVGLFLSAFFLLGLIKALCWAAVYLSTCKDAKEKKAE, encoded by the exons GCAGGACCGGCGGTGATCGAGTGTTGGCTCGTGGAGGATGCGAGCGGAAAGGGCCTGGCCAAGAGACCTGCTGCACTGCTGTTGCGCCAGGGGACTGGGGGACCGCCGCCCCGGCCGGACCTCGACCCTGAGCTCTACCTCAATGTGCACG ACCCCGCGGGCGCCCTCCAGGCTGCCTTCAGGCGGTACCCCCGGGGCGCGCCCGCGCCACACTGCGAGATGAGCCGCTTCGtccctctccctgcctctgcGAACTGGGCCAGCCGCCTGACCCCGGAACAGAACTGCCCGCGGGCCCTGGATGGGGCTTGGCTGATGGTCAGCATGTCCAGCCCAGtcctcagcctctccagcctTTTGCGACCACAACCAGCGCCTCAGCAGGAGCCTGTTCTCATCACCATGGCAACAG TGGTACTGACCGTCCTCACCCACACCCCTGCCCCTCGAGTAAGACTGGGACAAGATGCTATGCTGGACTTGAGCTTTGCCTACATGCCCCCCACCTCTGAGGCTGCCTCATCTCTAGCTCCGGGTCCCCCTCCCTTTGGGCTAGAGTGGCGACGCCAGCACCTGGGTAAGGGACATCTGCTCCTGGCTGCAACTCCTGGGCTGGATGGGCAGATGCCAGCAGCCCAAGAAGGGGCAGTGGCATTTGCTGCTTGGGATGATGATGAGCCATGGGGCCCATGGACCGGAAATGGAACCTTCTGGCTGCCTAGAGTTCAACCCTTTCAGGAGGGCACCTATCTGGCCACTGTACACCTGCCATACCTGCAAGGACAGGTCACCCTGGAGCTTGCTGTGTACA aaCCCCCGAAAGTGTCCCTGATGCCAGCACCTCTTGCATGGGCCGCCCCCGGGGAGGCACCCCCAGAGTTGGTCTGCCTTGTGTCCCACTTCTACCCTTCTGGGGGCCTGGAGGTGGAGTGGGAGCTCCGGGGTGGGCCAGGGGGCCGCTCTCAGAAGGCCGAGGGGCAGAGGTGGCTgtcaggcctgcgccaccattcTGATGGCTCTGTCAGCCTCTCTGGGCACTTGCAACCACCCCCAGTCACCACTGAGCAGCATGGGGCACGATATACCTGTCGAATCCACCATTCCAGCCTGCCTACCTCGGGGCGCAGTGCTGAGGTCACCTTGGAGGTAGCAG GTCTCTCAGGACCCTCCCTTGAGGACAGCGTAGGCCTTTTCCTGTCTGCCTTTTTTCTGCTTGGGCTCATCAAGGCGCTGTGCTGGGCTG CTGTCTACCTGTCCACCTGCAAGGATGCAAAGGAGAAG